A genome region from Triticum aestivum cultivar Chinese Spring chromosome 2B, IWGSC CS RefSeq v2.1, whole genome shotgun sequence includes the following:
- the LOC123044458 gene encoding switch 2 codes for MSLNRLKETLLPCSSSAHSQSQPRSPSPPRPPRRPPKASLSQQLLRLEASYSLPAPPPSPPNPLNQKTAEDAAEQPTSSSEEDVAPRLRRRPAPPPAASFEPRGPYEPLVLSPPGEHPVVQVPPSINCRLLAHQRDGVRFLYNLYRNNHGGVLGDDMGLGKTIQTIAFLSSVIGKDNNQGEKSTDKGKKSSPVLILCPTSVIRNWENEFSEWANFSVAVYHGPNRDLVLEKIEGQGLEVLITSFDTFRTRDKVLCDISWELVVVDEAHRLKNEKSKLYTACLGITTRKRFGLTGTIMQNKIMELFNVFDWVVPGCLGDREHFREYYDEPLKHGQRLSAPERFVQVADKRKKHLVSVLKKFLLRRTKEETIGHLMLGKEDNIVFCRMSDVQKRVYRRMLQQPDIQILVNKDLPCSCGSPLTQVECCKKIEPRGIIWSYLHRENLDGCPLCPFCLVLPCLVKLQQISNHLELIKPNPRDEIEKQKKDAELAAAVFDTDIELVGGSAKSENFMGLSDSEHCGKMRALERLLSLWTLQGDKILLFSYSVRMLDILEKFLIRKGYCFSRLDGSTPMNARQSLVDEFNKSPSKQVFLISTRAGNLGVNLVSANRVVIFDPSWNPAQDLQAQDRSFRFGQKRHVTVFRLLGAGSLEELIYSRQIYKQQLSNIAVSGKIEKRYFDGVQDDKKFQGELFGICNLFRDLSDKLFTSEIIEMHGEDEKAKTSEETGIREIVDTDLFGTQGQMKSSTAAIGDENQALADYGVVYAHRNEDVVNTRTHDDNNNERDDGATEECVERISEDLHGKKQIKPSADRAELRSVEEQKRKEFSRIAACVGMNDLEFSKWLLSVSPLQRQRVLDDHRKKRVSLKRK; via the exons ATGTCGCTCAACCGCCTCAAGGAAACACTCCTTCCCTGCTCCTCCTCCGCGCACAGCCAATCTCAACCCCGATCACCCTCGCCTCCTCGCCCACCGCGGAGGCCCCCCAAGGCCTCCCTCTCGCAGCAGCTCCTCCGCCTCGAGGCCTCCTACTCCCTACCCGCGCCGCCACCGTCCCCTCCCAACCCCCTGAACCAGAAGACAGCGGAGGATGCGGCCGAACAACCGACTTCTTCGTCGGAGGAGGACGTGGCCCCCCGCCTCCGGCGCCGTCCGGCCCCGCCACCAGCGGCCTCCTTTGAGCCCCGCGGGCCCTATGAGCCACTTGTCCTCTCGCCGCCCGGAGAGCACCCCGTCGTCCAG GTGCCCCCATCAATTAATTGCAGGCTACTTGCGCATCAGAGGGATGGTGTGAGATTCTTATACAATCTGTATAGAAACAACCATGGTGGCGTGCTTGGAGATGATAT GGGATTGGGAAAGACTATTCAAACAATAGCATTTTTATCCTCTGTTATTGGAAAAGATAATAATCAGGGTGAGAAATCAACAGACAAAGGAAAGAAGTCCAGTCCTGTACTCATCCTCTGTCCCACTTCAGTAATTCGGAATTGGGAAAATGAATTTTCTGAGTGGGCAAATTTTTCTGTTGCTGTCTATCATGGTCCAAATCGTGACTTAGTTCTTGAAAAAATTGAAGGTCAAGGACTAGAGGTGCTAATTACCAGTTTTGATACTTTTAGGACTCGTGACAAGGTTTTATGTGACATCTCATGGGAACTAGTGGTGGTTGATGAGGCACACCGTCTCAAGAATGAAAAATCGAAGTTATATACAGCCTGCTTGGGAATTACTACACGAAAACGCTTTGGTCTCACAGGAACcataatgcagaacaagataatgGAATTATTTAATGTGTTTGACTGGGTTGTACCTGGTTGTTTGGGGGATCGAGAACACTTTAGAGAATATTATGACGAGCCCTTAAAACATGGCCAGAGATTAAGCGCTCCTGAGAGATTTGTTCAAGTTGCTGATAAGCGCAAGAAGCACCTTGTCTCTGTTCTAAAGAAATTCCTGTTGAGAAGAACAAAAGAGGAGACTATTGGGCATCTCATGCTTGGGAAGGAAGATAATATTGTTTTCTGCAGAATGAGTGATGTTCAAAAACGTGTTTATAGAAGAATGCTGCAACAGCCTGACATACAAATCCTTGTAAATAAGGATCTCCCCTGTAGCTGCGGAAGTCCTCTGACTCAGGTTGAGTGTTGCAAGAAAATTGAACCACGTGGCATTATCTGGTCCTATCTCCACAGAGAGAATCTGGATGGCTGTCCTCTATGCCCCTTCTGCCTTGTTCTTCCTTGCCTTGTCAAGCTTCAGCAG ATTAGTAACCATCTGGAATTGATAAAGCCCAATCCAAGGGATGAGATTGAGAAGCAGAAGAAAGACGCTGAGCTTGCGGCTGCTGTCTTTGATACAGATATTGAATTAGTTGGCGGTAGTGCTAAAAGTGAGAATTTCATGGGTCTCAGTGACTCAGAACACTGTGGAAAGATGCGTGCACTGGAAAGACTTCTGTCTTTGTGGACCCTACAGGGTGACAAGATTCTTCTTTTCAGCTATTCTGTCAG AATGCTCGACATACTAGAGAAGTTTCTTATAAGGAAGGGTTACTGCTTTTCTCGCTTGGACGGGTCGACACCCATGAATGCACGCCAATCACTAGTTGATGAATTCAACAAAAGCCCTAGCAAACAG GTTTTTCTTATATCTACCCGGGCAGGCAATTTAGGCGTTAACCTTGTCAGTGCTAACCGTGTGGTGATTTTTGATCCAAGTTGGAATCCTGCACAAGATTTGCAAGCACAGGACAGATCGTTCCGATTTGGACAGAAACGGCATGTCACAGTATTTCGCCTACTTGGAGCTGGATCCCTAGAAGAACTCATTTATTCTCGACAAATATATAAACAACAGCTTTCCAACATTGCAGTCTCAGGGAAAATAGAAAAGCGATACTTTGATGGCGTGCAG GATGACAAGAAATTTCAGGGTGAGCTCTTTGGGATCTGTAATCTGTTCCGTGACTTGTCTGATAAGCTTTTTACTAGTGAGATTATTGAGATGCATGGAGAGGATGAGAAAGCTAAAACATCTGAAGAAACAGGGATAAGAGAAATAGTTGACACTGATTTATTTGGTACACAAGGGCAAATGAAATCATCCACGGCAGCAATAGgtgatgaaaatcaggcattggcTGATTATG GAGTTGTGTATGCTCACCGGAACGAGGACGTTGTGAACACGAGGACACACGATGACAACAACAACGAAAGAGACGACGGCGCGACAGAAGAATGTGTCGAGCGCATCTCAGAGGACCTGCATGGTAAGAAGCAAATAAAGCCCTCGGCGGACAGGGCGGAACTTCGCTCAGTGGAGGAACAGAAACGGAAGGAGTTCAGCCGTATCGCGGCCTGTGTGGGTATGAACGACCTTGAGTTCAGCAAGTGGCTGCTGTCGGTCTCTCCTCTGCAGCGGCAGCGGGTACTGGACGATCACAGGAAGAAAAGAGTATCACTAAAACGTAAATGA